In the genome of Lathyrus oleraceus cultivar Zhongwan6 chromosome 4, CAAS_Psat_ZW6_1.0, whole genome shotgun sequence, the window tttatagccaactggaatggggtaatttgAGCTCTTAacactaacattgagagttagggtgaagtagatgaaatggagatgaggggtgtgcctcatagctcttatccctggcctgggagagctttaaacaatagaatgtgtgggagttcagaaagtaggaactcttctccacaagtgattgactctataagatcttgggttaatatccacaatgcatcaacacatggtgtgagcaaagtggatgacacactgaatagcaggagatggattacacatctcttttatctgcagacatcttacactctcttcatacccgtactaaGAAGGCACGAGAAAgtctgatgtgttgcatacctctattatctaggtggtttatttctcaccttcctcgatcagtgatgaagaatgaacaaggaTTCTGGTGGTCCAAGtggattatgtcactttctcattcagatattctttggtgctctagatctatggagaatgttaccatcattgaccgttgtggggagttccctaatgtgccactccttggcataagagggggcattacctacaacccttctttagctctacgtcagtttggttacgctcggactgatggtcctcatgacatgcttattcagggtattgtgttcgactacgaaaacaatcttcaaggttaccgtcaaaggttcatacgagcatggggtaaagtgaacaaggttgacagcaagactctggaacccaagtacactattcctatggaaccatatctcagatgggtacgatctcgtgctcaaactcttatgatgccatatcctgctatcctgccagttaccatggagcctgttgctgaaggagatacttcttacatcattcttcatccagacatgcccactgacatggaagagttacagaggtcctggatccagttgaaggagcaaagagatacttttgagactcattacaaggcaagtcatgaaagaatcctggagctaacaaaacaacttcacgaggagcggaatctcaactcatacctcaacacaaagaggaaacgtccatgggagacttaaaaccccattttttgtattcatttcatttttattgtaagcccaaggggaaaacaagtttattactaataaaagcttactttttggtggtttacacaaatttaaatcctacggtccttgaaaacattgcataagcatctacataccatattattgcatcacaggtttcttatgaacatGTATCTTATCTTCTCGTTGTTTAGGGCTTTCATTGATAGAAATTTTTTTGGTGACAACTCAGAATTTGAAATGTATATTCTTTTAAATTCAGAATGTAAGTAAATAGTTTTTTTTTGGGACGTTTCAGAATTTGAAACTTAAACTATTTAActcatataataaaaataataattttgtAAGTTTGTTtaatcaaatatatatttatttattagtaAAATGGGAGGATCAAAGGTCTAAAATGAGGAGACATTAGGCAGCATGTCTCATAGACATTTGAACCGTTACTAAAAAAATTATCATCGAATCAGATACAACCATCAAAACTGGACAAATCTAGTTTGGTTAATAAATCAGCACACTTAATAGTTTTTCTaaaaatgtgaatgaatgcaCTTCTTTAAaatgctgaaggagaagaagaatatgCCTAGCCAAAGTCGAACCTTGCTTAGACTTCAAAGGCGACCCTTGGAGAGCATCTGCTACTGTCTTTTTGCCATCTTGAACAATAAGGTTCTTGAAATCTCTCTTCCAAGCAAGCTCCAAACCCATAAGGACACCCCAGAATTCTGTAGCAGAACTATTGCAATCACCAATAGTCTTATGAAAGCCACAAAGTTATCTTTCTTGACTGTCACGAAAAACACCCCCACACTTAGTAAGCAATCTGCTAGTGGTAGCCCCGTCAGAATTAAAACAAACCCcgaaggtgtgaaaaacataagaaagggggtttgaattgagttttataaaacaaaagttttttaccaactcaagaacaccacttaaaagttaataacaaagagataaaaacacaagtattttattatcgttcgcttgaaactcaaagctactatAGTCCACCCTCCAAAGTGATTTCACCTTATACACACAGATTTAATCCACTATAATTAACTGATTAGAATAATCACAAAGAAGCTTTTGTTTATTAAGTGGATCACTGGATTAAGATGCATATTATTGTTATTCATTCATTGAGCATGGTACATGTCATTGTAGTCAATGACAGTACGTCTCATTAATTCAAGATTATAAAAAGCATCATTTGGTTCATAAGTACAAATTGATTCATATCAACAAGTCCTTTTGGCCGACCTACAAGATTAGTGCATTATTATGGTCCATCACGTCTCATGGCGAGCATTCTTATTAAATGAGCATTTTTTTTTACTCATCTCGGGCCACGTCTAAAGAGCTATTTAACGGATGGCCTAGGATTTGCATTTCCTGGTCCTGACTTGAGAACATTTCCTGAGGATTTAGATTCAATGTCTTTTAATTCctataagaaagaaaatgaaacAATTTTCTATGGACTTCATAATAATGTTACTTTTGATCAAAAAATACAAATTTAGATGTACAAAACCATTCTTTTTCCATATGGGCACGATCCTTCTAAGAATAAATTTTGTAAGGGGCATAGTTTACAGTTATATTGGTAGACCTCATGATTTACACACAGCCATGGCCTATGATCTAATGACTTGAGGACATTACAATAAAAAAGTATATAAGCTTAAAACATGATGACAGTTGACCACGACAACTCCATGCACTCTCTTCACCAAAACACTTCCAGAAGCAGTAAACTTGGTATCATGAGTGAAACCTGCAGGATTCAAAGAAACAATGAGTAAGGATTTTCCCAAAGAGATTAtgatcaaaagaagaaaaacTTTCACAAGCTGCCGAACGGCAAAATAGCAAAAATAAGCCGTCACACCCAAAAAACAAAAAACGGCTACAGACGCAAGTTCAGAGCATTCCTCCCACAGCAGGCCATGTTGTAGACCTTGGCAACATGATTGTCCTTCAATGGCAGGATGGTTAACAACTCCAAGACAGATGATTCAGTTccagaatgttgatgttaataaCTGGATAGGGATTTGGTCGGTAGCAGAGATGTTAAACAATCGAGAAAACTAACATGCTAAACACAGTTGAGAGTATCTCTTAGCCTACACTTGGAAATGAGGATACATTTAAATATTCACCTTTTGGGACATAAGGTTTAGCTATAGCGGCAGGACCATTGCATTATGAATCATCAATTAAAGACGGGATTGGTTTAAACGCCATAATGCTCCAAACCAAAACAGTGCCAGGGTATGCTTCAAAAAAACCTGTTACAATAGAACCTATTATCAGAGAACCATGACAGATGTTGAACCATGACAAGAAGAAACCTGTTACCAAACCATCTAACCTTGGTCAAATATACGATCTAAAAACTGCACAAACCACTACTGCATCACCAAGCATAGCAACCCACAAATCAGCTCACACACAAGCAAAGTAtccaaaacaaaaataatcattACCATAGCAAAATTTCATTCAAACTTCTATAACAATAGCTAACAACATCACATTCCAAGTTAACAGGTTTTCAGCATATGACTAACCTCATGGTAATAGAATCACAAGAGCAATCATGACCACCACCATGTAAAACACAGCAGACTAGCAATCCAAGCTCAGCCATCAACAAGGTTAACATCCATACAAGTATCATCAATCATCCTGAATATCATTCAGATCACCTACCAAATACCAAACCAAGTATCAAACATGGCATCAATTTAATGGTCATAAGACTTGTAAGCACACAATTGTTATGATAAACCAAAGGCAAAGATTCACAGGATTCGAAAATACTTGAGCAGTAATTCATACCTAAATGTATTAAGTCCTCACATAAGCAAAAACGGAAGAAGTGTTGTGAATCGAAGTTGAGAAGTCATCAATTAAGGTTAAAATATATGCCAGTAAATACCAATTTCCTTACCTCAATTGTTGAGGGTTTCACCGCAGTAAAAACTAGATGGGAGATTCAGTGAAGACGGCCACGCATTTGGAGAGTTTTTGGGACCACAATCAAATCCGTTTCCTACCACATTTACATTGGTCCCCACCAAAATCTAAAGAAAGATTTGATGCTAACGGAATGATTCCTTTTTGCACCATCTGCCAAGGATCCACACACGATTTTGGGGAGCTCATTTCACTCTAGAAAAAGGAAAGCTAATCGATTGAAAAAGGAGAGAAGAAAAATACCGTCACTCTGCTGAAATCCCAAACGAACCTTACACCGAAAAACTCCGCTAAAACTCTGTATTTCAACTCTGATTTTCACACTGAAAATCAGGGTTTGAAGAGCTTAACCCCTTCAATCGCGTGCAAAAGGAAATGACAATCAATTAGAGGAGAAAGTCAGAATCAGACAGAAAACAAGGAGTGGATACAGAAGGATAGAAAGAAAAGGAAGAAACTTGAAACAACAAGCAAAAGAAGAGGGACAACGTCATACATACTCACCGAAGGTAATCATGGCCGTCAGGTCTTCGTCGGGGCTACGATGCTCCGGCGGAATCTTTCCCTTTTATTTTGCTTTAAAGTGCTTTGACCTTGTATTTTGACTCGTTAATTTCTGCTGTTGATTGTGATATAGAAAAGGGGTTAGAAGCTAAGATTAGGTTTTCCTTTGAGGTTCCGATTCGCTACTGTTTTCTAGATCCCGTCGAGGATTTGGAGGTTTGAGGGGATTGTGGTCGTTTGTCACGTTGGAAGTTTTGAACTTCATGTTCGAGTCCTGGTTTGTTTGAGGATGAACACCGAAGGGTGTTCATCGGTTTcctttcaatttttttttctctctctgcTGTTTTGGATTGGGACCATGCACACGATTTAATAGGGAGAGGATATTTTCCAGAAAGAATGAAGAGTCGTTTTAAGAGAGAGAgacaaaattattttgatttttttctttgCTTTAAGGGATGATTGTTTCttcttttaaaatattattaagaGTAAATTAATGTTATCGATGATAGATACTTGGGCGCTGTCAGATTATGTTCCCAAAATCTTTATGATGTTATCAATGAACAATGATGCGCGTGGCGGTAGGTAAACCGAGGCCACCCTTTTCTCTTCTCGGCGGTACCACTTGGCTGAGTAGGAGAGGATTTTGGGCCTTGTGGCCCATCCCGAAAATAACACTACTTTAAGTCCCTTGGGCCTTCTTTGATCCAATGTTTAGGGCCTAgctttttatttatttcccaaACATTCCAATTTGGTCTACTTTGTTTATGAGCTATTCTTGattgttttaattaaaattaagatAACACTAATATTAGAAATATTTATTAGTTCGGTTTCGATTACTATTTTCAACTCTCCTTTTTATCTTGTTATAATATTATAATTAGTTAAATGGTGGATTAATGGTTAACGTCAACAAATAATTTACTTTATTTTCTAATAAATAAGTTTGACGTTGGTCCAATACCAAATAGTCTTTCCCAAAAGtatattaattctaaataaattcaaattcaccgtatttaaatagtattctcttaaaaattatttaatttaattttgaatgaaaaggagaatagtaagcctctgcttcactatctctcgactattcgaacaattggcgtacgccatattgctcggattttcgtcattcatttaaaaccctaaaactccataaaattaaaatcactccaccaattaattataaattctaaaagttttatttttaataattaatctttgaatgaaaaggagaatagtgagcatccgcttcattatctctcgattattcgaataattggcgtacgccatattgctcggattatcgtcattcaattaaaaccctaataatcatacaatttcaaatcaatttttcaaatcaaacataggttctaaattcaaattatttctaaacttcaaccatcatattcaaatcattttccaaatcaactacaaattctaaaacatttaattctaaatttatgataataaagaggataggaggcgtacgcctcactatctttcgattattcgaataattggcgtacgccacattgctcgagtttttgtcatcaaacttaaaacacaatcgaataaactcaaatcacctcttatatcaaacccaattttacaaaataaactatacaacttcaatagagaatgggaggcgtacgcctcaccactccttgattatttgaataattggcgtacgccaccttgctcaaatcatcgacaaatccaaacctaccaaccCAAAATTCAAGCTATCTTCATAAATCGAATACAATATCTAAACATAtctttttacaatttaaacctcgggtgataaaatatgggaggcgtacgcctcaccatctctcgattatttggataattggcgtacgccatattgcacaaattatcgacttccgactaaaacacgttaaataaacttggataagggaataggtggcgtacgcctcgttattctttgaataagcaagtaggaggcgtacgcctcactaccgtgcgtattcaacatccacaaacaaactttcaaaacaattcgaacgaaaagggaatagaaggcgcacgccttattattcctcaaaagaattgaacgattggtgtacaccatattgctcaatctttcgtcgttcctcaaatcatcaacaaatcaaacctaacttctcgccctcgagcgatcgaaaccaatcaaatccaaacacgtcaattcaactcgtcacccccgcgtgaccaaaaccctttcaaaaagaacactatcaatcctttctaatgcgcacaacaaaccagtgctagagcctccaccgagagtagacaagccagtgtttagccgttagaacgccgacctacacacTCGTTCgtcaaaacaaaacacaaccaatattcgtagtagcccgaactacgaatgctctgatttccttattgcaccataaggatacgtaggcaggagattgctgtatcttcgcgagcacactaataaaaaacctcccatttcccccatcctgaggtcttcatccacatctatcatcaattctaattactcgaagcaagcagataaacagtcaattaacagtcaaatagcaaaatcagactaaaaggttcccgttgagtacaacggacgtgaggggtgctaataccttccccttgcgtaatcgactcccgaacccgaatatggttgcgacgaccattattcttatttctaaaggttttctcgatattttactattccttcattggaataaataaagttcggtggcgactctgtttcgaacaacattttttttccgcgtcctatcgcgagggatcgcattatcatctttttttgaggtgcgacaatTACATGCGACTCTATATGACTAATGCACAAATACAAGCTATTCAAAATCCTTTGATTCTTAGTAAAATTGGTGTCCCCACAACGACAATAAAGTGGATAAATTTGTTTGAAATGAGTTATCTTATATCAAATGTATATGACTGAGTTTTAGTTTAGTTTACAAGACATAGTTTTTCGTAAATCGTTTTCCCTCTACTAAGTTGCCCTCCAAATAATTTAAATGACCGGGTTGTCTTGCTTAGACAGATTGCTACTAAGATGCATTTTATACAAGCTTATTTGAAACGAGGGTGTCCTCTACCACCAACATTCGTAGAATGGAGAGAACGTCTTAAGGAAGAAACATCTGAGTGAGAACTTTGCTTTTTTGGATAGGATGCATGAGTTCTAGAAATTAAATGATGTTGAAAAATAATACAATAGAAAAAAGTCTAATGCGAAAagttcaataaatttaaaaagatGTCATCGATTTTGATGCATTTTAATCGTACGTACTTCTAATTTTGTTGATTCACTATGTTCATTTTTATTCTTATATCTTCATTTTAAGATGTCCAAACATAATCTAAGCGTATAAATAAAGCATTACTTTTGAAAACAAATTAATTGTTGAGTTTCTAGTAAGAGATGAGTCCTCTTCAATTCTGGACAAATTCTACATAAGAGTTTTTAAATGTTGTGAAACTGAAGTTATTAGACTAAGGTTTTGCTTAAATTGATGCAATGAGATGATATGAAGTGATATGAGATGAAATAGAATAAGATTACATTGTTTGAGTTAATTAAAATCAGATCCAgtataataaaattttattattctattttatttcatttcatcactTTTCATTAGCATTGTTTCCCTTAGATATGAGGAATAAAAAATTACATCACTTTCTACTAGTGTTGATCACTTTCTACGAGTATTGTTCCCTTTAATATGAGCAGAATGAAAATTTTCATCACTTTCCATCAGTATTGTTTCTCTTTTATATGAGCAGAATCAAAAACTTACTTTGTTTTTATCGCTAATTATTCaaataataaagtaataaaatttctatttcactctattctatttttgctaaATTTCAATAACTCTATTTATCTTAAGATATTAAAATATAAtctaaaataatataataaaattgtatatctAACGAACTAGAAATTTTTGTCTTAAAAAATCTTGCATCATACtaacaaaaaattattaaaatttatatatGCAGATGGGTGGCTGACCAATtacataaaaaaatattaaaacataataATTTTTAGTTTTATGCTATCTTTACAAGTACTCTGGCGGTGAGCAAGTTGTCCATTTACATATGGATAGTACTGCTTATAAAAAAATAAGAATGGATAAAACCATATATAAAACCAATCCAAAATATCCGGATCCATGTCCAGATCCGCTTGGAGTTTCGCTTCACTTCTCTAGGGTTTCTCAAACGCATTATAGAATCTCTCCACTCTCAGATTTCCTCTATAGATTAAAGAAGCATCGGAGAACTAATTCCGTCGCCGGAAACCGAACGCCGTTGCCGGAAACAAAAAACCTGAACCGAAAAAAATGTCAAGCAAGAAGAAACACAAACGAAAACACAGCGACAGCGATGAAGACGACGATGTTTTCTACTACCGCTACTGCGCTTCGTCCTCAACCCCCAACACCACCACCGGCACCACATCCAGTAATCAACCCCAATCAAAACGGAACAACAAAGGATCATCAATAGGAGGAACAGGTGAACCCTTAGCACCATCAAAATCGACGCTATACGTTTCTAATCTAGATTACTCCCTAACAAACTCCGATCTCCATACGCTATTCTCTACTTTCGACCGCATCGCGCGTGTAACCGTTCATAAAGACCGTCACACGCGCCTAAGCCGCGGTGTCGCGTTTCTCCAATTCTTTTCTCGTAATGACGCCCAACGCGTCGTGGCGGAGATGAATAAGAAGATTCTCAATGGAAGGACTCTAACTGCTTTTATTGCTGCTGATAATGGACGTGCTCCGGAGTTTATTCGGAAGCGCGTGTACAATACTGAGGCTGCTTTGTGTTATGAGTGTGGGGGGCATGGTCATTTGTCATATGAGTGTCCTAAGAATCAGTTGGGGCCGAGGCCGCGGCCTCAGCCTAAGAAGCCGCGACGGGGATTTAGTGGGCTGAGGGATAGGGATGGGGAGGAGGAAGGTgatgaggaggaggaggagggtGGTTAGATTGCCGCGGAGCAGTTTGACGATAATtgggtgtagcacctcaaatttgcaccctaccttttgtacattcatttcatattaggtcattaacataacatggtccactgcataacattgcattgtccatttgcccaagtgcaagcccactgacaaattaggtcaaactggtcaagagaatcagtcaaacaagcaagcatgtgccattttcattgagacaaagccttagggttgatttatcaagttaatatggtctaaggatcattgtgaagtggattggccaaagattggatgatcaaagctcaacagtcaagctgaatttcttcagaaaccctagaaagtcaactgtggtcaactgtgcctgattttatggattggaaggtgtgagatggtttcaaaggcctcattcatgtccatataagtctcatttgacatatcaaagaccaaggttgaagatttggaggtcagacaaaaagtttccaaaaatagcaggtgacctgtaatttcaactgcccaaaatggaaagtttttctcctcaaaattacttcatcatacaagcttcaaatggatttttgtccaacatgaaagttgaagatcttgatctcaccattcctaaaagtccaagaacttgaaattcccatgtgtggttggcaagatatggtccattcattttccaaaaatgcccaaattcaaagtggcataactttcacatggaatggccaaattggttgatttttctttgagcaaaccacatttcatatgatctttcatggtgcataatcaaatttcatcaaaaactctcatagcaaaatgccattttttaagtgaattcatttgtatttttggcatggcatagtgatTTTGAGCATAACAAGCCATATGCACATGAGACCTTTTCATACACATCACATATACCATTTAGAACTTGTGTGAACTGGTTTTTGCTGTCATAGTGGACTGGTTTAGAAAAGGGCATATTGGACCTAACACTTGAAAATGCACATTATGCTAATCATTCCAACTTTGCTAATCTTGATTTAATTTTGGATTAGGGAGAGGTATATAGTCCTAATTGTAACTGTTTTTCAGGATCCtaatcacaattttcagatcaAATCAAAAAATCTCAAGAATTCTCTCCAATTTCACATTTTGCACTTTCACATTTTTTCACAATTCATCAAGATTCCTTCCATTTTCCTGTGGTTTCTCTTGTGATTCATCCTTTGTAGGTGGAGTAGGAATTCTGTTGAAGCTCACAGTGGAAAAACCTTGAAGATCCATGGCCATGGCATTTGCATCTTGTGTATAACAGTTGGAGATTTCTACCAATACAAGTTGCTTCGAGCTGAAAAGTTGACTCCACATGCTTGTATACACCTTGTTGCGCATCTGTTTTTGGAGATTAAGTCCTGAATTCATCAAATCCATAACTGCGCTTCGATTAAGGTTGGAAGTCGAACTCCATAATTGCTTCAATTAGGATAGGGATTTGATAGAATGTTCATTGTAGAGTAACCTAAAACTTGAATCGTGCGT includes:
- the LOC127137555 gene encoding U11/U12 small nuclear ribonucleoprotein 31 kDa protein; the protein is MSSKKKHKRKHSDSDEDDDVFYYRYCASSSTPNTTTGTTSSNQPQSKRNNKGSSIGGTGEPLAPSKSTLYVSNLDYSLTNSDLHTLFSTFDRIARVTVHKDRHTRLSRGVAFLQFFSRNDAQRVVAEMNKKILNGRTLTAFIAADNGRAPEFIRKRVYNTEAALCYECGGHGHLSYECPKNQLGPRPRPQPKKPRRGFSGLRDRDGEEEGDEEEEEGG